Proteins found in one Meiothermus sp. Pnk-1 genomic segment:
- a CDS encoding chlorite dismutase family protein, giving the protein MAQPYEEKREYQEKPTRRTVDMDPAGLITRKAPDQAKRQFLNYSFYKLLPEFRRLPRGEIAEAKAEFAGVLERWAGRGEGFILRSYSLVGTRADVDFMLWRISFDVRDFQAMQAELNRTRLAGYLTQPYSFLSMQKRSIYVDRFNPEGEGVHLRPGEGRYLFVYPFVKTRAWYNLSPQARQGMMDEHIYVSAPFTGVTLNTSYSYGIDDQEFVVAFDSNYPQEFVDLVQRLRFTEASLYTLRDTPMFTCVKKEIREVLDDLA; this is encoded by the coding sequence ATGGCACAACCCTACGAAGAAAAGCGCGAATACCAAGAAAAGCCCACCCGCCGCACAGTGGACATGGACCCGGCCGGGCTCATCACCCGCAAGGCCCCCGACCAAGCCAAACGGCAGTTCCTCAACTACAGCTTCTACAAGCTCTTGCCGGAGTTCCGCCGGTTGCCGCGAGGCGAGATCGCGGAGGCCAAGGCCGAGTTTGCCGGGGTACTCGAGCGCTGGGCGGGTCGGGGCGAGGGGTTCATCCTGCGCAGCTACAGCCTGGTGGGAACCCGCGCCGACGTGGACTTCATGCTCTGGCGCATCTCCTTCGACGTGCGCGACTTCCAGGCCATGCAGGCCGAGCTCAACCGCACCCGCCTGGCTGGTTACCTGACCCAGCCCTACTCCTTCCTCTCCATGCAGAAGCGCTCGATCTACGTCGATCGCTTCAACCCCGAGGGCGAGGGGGTTCACCTGCGACCCGGGGAGGGCCGCTACCTCTTCGTCTACCCCTTCGTGAAGACCCGAGCCTGGTACAACCTCTCCCCCCAGGCCCGCCAGGGCATGATGGACGAGCACATCTACGTCTCGGCCCCTTTCACCGGGGTCACGCTCAACACCAGCTACTCCTATGGCATCGACGACCAGGAATTCGTGGTGGCCTTCGACTCCAACTACCCCCAGGAGTTCGTGGACTTAGTGCAGCGCCTGCGTTTCACCGAGGCCAGCCTCTACACCCTGCGCGACACCCCGATGTTCACCTGCGTGAAGAAGGAGATCCGGGAGGTGCTCGACGACTTAGCCTGA
- the hemH gene encoding ferrochelatase, with amino-acid sequence MNVLLMAYGTPYRRREIEAYYTDIRRGRPPTKELLEELEERYRRIGRSPLNEITYAQAVRLEAALNASLPLFPEPLAASPGPRVRGPARVYLGTKHWHPFIKETVQAMAQDGVRRAVGIVAAPHFSARSIAEYQEKVLQALTELGNPFEIRFVEEYYDHPGYIRALATRVGEQLWRLVEPQQALFLFTAHSIPEKAAQDGRYPGQIRSTAALVAQALGLAHWDTAWQSAGRTPEPWIGPDINQKLEEAAAAGYREVVVTAVGFPSDHLEVYYDLDYEAQNTAQKLGIRLLRTRSLNADADYIEVLRDIVTRKWREFEP; translated from the coding sequence ATGAACGTACTGCTGATGGCCTACGGCACCCCCTACCGGCGCCGCGAGATCGAAGCCTACTACACCGACATCCGCCGGGGTCGGCCCCCGACGAAGGAGTTGCTGGAGGAGCTCGAGGAGCGCTACCGCCGCATCGGACGCAGCCCCCTCAACGAGATCACCTACGCCCAGGCGGTGCGGCTCGAGGCCGCCCTCAACGCCTCCTTGCCGCTTTTCCCCGAGCCCCTCGCCGCTTCGCCCGGCCCCCGGGTGCGGGGGCCAGCCCGGGTGTACCTGGGCACCAAGCACTGGCATCCCTTCATCAAGGAAACGGTACAGGCCATGGCCCAGGACGGGGTGAGGCGGGCGGTGGGCATCGTCGCCGCGCCCCACTTCTCGGCCCGCAGCATCGCCGAGTACCAAGAGAAGGTCCTGCAAGCCCTGACCGAGCTGGGCAACCCCTTCGAGATCCGCTTTGTGGAGGAGTACTACGACCACCCCGGCTACATCCGGGCCCTCGCTACGCGGGTGGGGGAACAGCTCTGGCGGCTCGTCGAGCCCCAACAAGCCCTCTTCCTCTTCACCGCCCACTCGATCCCGGAAAAAGCGGCCCAGGACGGGCGCTATCCGGGGCAGATTCGATCTACGGCGGCGCTCGTCGCCCAAGCCTTGGGCTTGGCGCACTGGGACACCGCCTGGCAGTCGGCAGGGCGCACCCCCGAGCCCTGGATCGGGCCAGACATCAACCAAAAGCTCGAGGAGGCCGCAGCGGCGGGCTACCGCGAGGTGGTGGTAACGGCGGTGGGCTTCCCCAGCGATCACCTCGAGGTCTACTACGACCTCGACTACGAAGCGCAGAACACCGCGCAAAAGCTGGGGATTCGCCTGTTGCGCACCCGCAGCCTCAACGCCGATGCAGACTATATCGAGGTGCTGCGCGACATCGTGACGCGCAAGTGGAGGGAATTCGAGCCATGA
- the hemG gene encoding protoporphyrinogen oxidase — protein MSRLVVIGGGMAGLSAAYTARKANPALAISLLEAGPRLGGKVLTHTEDGFLLEGGPDAVVRYKPWAIELMQELGLEGQLVGTLPANPSALIHDGKRALPIPAGLQMVVPGDLWALAKTPLLSPFGKARALLDLLLPKGLEEDEAFGDFTRRRLGNQAWERLAAPLSGGIYGGDPAELSTLAAFPQLKELERTHGSLIRGALEQRKKRGTREAGGLFASLRGGLGTWVEAITGELEGVQVYPNTPVTGLERRPEGWRVYTSQGYQEAAAVILALPASAAARLLEPLHPSAAQALGEIPYGDSATVSLAFPAEKIPPRVGHGMLMAAGQGFHVRGFTWTDQKWAARAPQGYALVRAYFSGVSAHEAELTQMALADLERLWGRVPAPERRWVFRWSAGLPRYTLGHLQRVQVAMEAERLAGLFLAGAAYGGVGLPEVVRMGRAKALQAVAFLGRGTPSAAPHPA, from the coding sequence ATGAGCCGGCTAGTCGTCATCGGCGGCGGCATGGCCGGTTTATCCGCCGCCTACACCGCCCGCAAAGCCAACCCGGCCCTCGCCATCAGCCTCCTCGAGGCCGGTCCCCGGCTGGGGGGCAAGGTGCTGACCCACACCGAGGACGGGTTTTTGCTGGAAGGCGGCCCCGACGCGGTGGTGCGGTACAAACCCTGGGCTATCGAGCTGATGCAGGAGCTGGGGCTCGAGGGCCAGCTGGTGGGGACCCTCCCGGCCAACCCCTCGGCCCTGATCCACGACGGAAAACGGGCTTTGCCGATCCCTGCGGGGTTGCAGATGGTGGTCCCCGGCGACCTCTGGGCGCTGGCGAAAACCCCGTTGCTATCCCCCTTCGGCAAGGCGCGAGCCCTCCTCGATCTGCTGTTGCCGAAAGGCCTGGAAGAGGACGAAGCCTTCGGAGACTTTACCCGGCGCCGCCTGGGCAACCAGGCGTGGGAGCGCCTGGCGGCCCCGTTATCGGGCGGGATCTACGGGGGTGACCCCGCTGAACTCTCCACCCTAGCCGCCTTCCCCCAGCTCAAGGAACTCGAGCGCACCCACGGCAGCCTGATCCGAGGCGCCCTCGAGCAGCGAAAAAAGCGGGGCACCCGCGAAGCCGGGGGGCTTTTCGCCTCGCTGCGCGGGGGATTGGGCACCTGGGTGGAGGCCATCACCGGGGAGCTCGAGGGGGTGCAGGTGTACCCCAACACCCCTGTAACCGGCCTCGAGCGCCGCCCCGAGGGCTGGCGCGTTTATACGTCCCAGGGCTACCAGGAAGCCGCCGCGGTGATCTTGGCGCTCCCCGCCAGCGCGGCAGCGCGGCTGCTAGAACCCCTTCATCCCTCCGCGGCCCAGGCCTTGGGAGAGATCCCCTATGGCGACTCGGCTACGGTCTCGCTGGCCTTTCCCGCCGAGAAGATCCCCCCCCGGGTGGGCCACGGGATGCTGATGGCGGCTGGGCAGGGCTTCCACGTGCGGGGCTTTACCTGGACCGACCAGAAGTGGGCCGCTCGAGCCCCTCAGGGCTACGCCTTGGTGCGGGCCTATTTCTCTGGGGTTAGCGCCCACGAAGCCGAGCTCACCCAGATGGCCCTAGCCGACCTGGAGCGGCTGTGGGGCCGGGTCCCCGCGCCCGAGCGGCGCTGGGTCTTCCGCTGGAGCGCAGGCCTGCCCCGCTATACGCTGGGCCACCTACAGCGGGTGCAGGTGGCTATGGAGGCCGAACGGCTGGCGGGGCTGTTCCTGGCCGGGGCCGCCTACGGGGGGGTAGGCTTGCCCGAGGTGGTGCGCATGGGTCGCGCCAAGGCCCTCCAGGCGGTGGCCTTTCTGGGCCGCGGAACCCCTAGCGCAGCACCTCACCCGGCTTGA
- a CDS encoding ABC transporter permease, whose translation MRFVWFLALRHLRYRRTQSLATLLGVAVGVMVLTTALSLTNGFTQGLIEATLRGVPHIFLQALDPRNAPPPQPDLEVVAQTPYLVTKALLTRRATLGQQAGIDVATVWGLGAGAQRVYPRLDLSGLKPGSIILGVELARQLGAFPGDRIFLLSVSQERLSLEVAGTFRTGNALLDAGNAFATLEDVRRLTDQPQGLSGYQVLLRDPEQAPRVAQRLSGTHYFAQTWQSLNRTLIEQLALQKRVIGIVVFLIVAVAALGMANVLVLAVVEKTPDIALLRVMGAGGLQVAGVFALEGLILGAAGVALGNLLGYGLSTYFALNPVRIPGELYFISGLPAQLRLGDFVWVSLMSLGVVLLASLLPLWRALGVKPGEVLR comes from the coding sequence ATGCGTTTTGTCTGGTTCTTGGCCCTGCGCCACCTGCGCTACCGCCGCACGCAAAGCCTCGCCACCTTGTTAGGGGTAGCGGTGGGCGTCATGGTGCTCACCACCGCCCTTTCCCTCACCAACGGCTTTACCCAGGGGCTCATAGAGGCCACCTTGCGCGGGGTGCCACACATCTTCTTGCAAGCCCTCGACCCCCGGAATGCCCCACCCCCCCAGCCCGACCTCGAGGTGGTGGCCCAGACCCCATACCTGGTCACCAAGGCGCTGCTCACCCGCCGGGCGACCCTGGGGCAGCAAGCGGGAATAGACGTCGCTACCGTGTGGGGCTTGGGGGCGGGGGCGCAGCGGGTGTACCCCCGCCTCGACCTCTCCGGCTTGAAACCGGGAAGCATCATCTTAGGCGTTGAGCTGGCCCGACAGCTGGGGGCCTTCCCGGGAGACCGGATTTTCCTGCTCTCGGTGAGCCAGGAGCGTCTCTCGCTCGAGGTGGCCGGGACTTTTCGCACCGGCAACGCCCTGCTCGACGCGGGAAATGCTTTCGCCACCCTGGAGGATGTGCGGCGGCTTACCGATCAACCCCAAGGCCTCAGCGGTTACCAGGTGCTGCTCAGGGATCCCGAGCAAGCCCCTCGGGTGGCCCAGCGGCTCTCCGGCACCCACTACTTCGCCCAGACCTGGCAAAGCCTCAACCGTACCCTCATCGAGCAGCTGGCCCTGCAAAAGCGGGTCATCGGGATCGTGGTGTTTTTGATCGTCGCGGTGGCGGCGCTGGGCATGGCCAACGTGCTGGTGCTGGCGGTGGTGGAAAAAACCCCCGACATCGCCCTTTTGCGGGTGATGGGAGCGGGGGGCTTACAGGTGGCCGGGGTGTTCGCGCTCGAGGGGTTGATCCTCGGCGCGGCCGGGGTTGCCCTGGGGAACCTGCTCGGCTACGGGCTTTCCACCTACTTCGCCCTCAACCCGGTGCGCATCCCCGGCGAGCTGTACTTCATCAGCGGGCTACCGGCCCAGCTCCGACTGGGGGATTTTGTCTGGGTCTCGCTGATGAGCCTGGGGGTGGTGCTGCTGGCTTCGCTGTTGCCGCTTTGGCGGGCGCTCGGGGTCAAGCCGGGTGAGGTGCTGCGCTAG
- a CDS encoding 3D domain-containing protein, whose protein sequence is MVRRLIAVRFFWWILGLVIVNAGLAQAPRAYILTATAYTSSVRETDPTPRITATGARTRVGIIAVSRDLLGLLPYGSKVRLEDLGTVRGGRGQFNYLFRDTVFVVEDTMHPRQRGRIDVWLPDRSTAFRFGVRTVRVTVLQVGR, encoded by the coding sequence ATGGTACGACGATTGATCGCCGTACGTTTTTTTTGGTGGATATTGGGGCTGGTGATTGTAAACGCGGGATTGGCCCAGGCTCCTCGAGCTTACATCCTTACCGCCACCGCTTACACCTCGAGCGTACGAGAAACCGACCCTACCCCCCGCATCACCGCTACCGGGGCCCGGACCAGGGTCGGCATCATCGCGGTGAGCCGCGACTTGTTGGGTTTGCTTCCCTACGGCTCCAAGGTCCGGCTCGAAGACCTGGGCACCGTCCGAGGGGGGCGGGGGCAGTTCAACTACCTCTTTCGGGATACTGTGTTTGTGGTAGAAGACACCATGCACCCGCGCCAGCGCGGCCGCATCGATGTATGGCTACCCGATCGCAGCACAGCCTTTCGCTTTGGCGTGCGCACCGTGCGGGTGACGGTGTTGCAGGTGGGTCGGTAG
- a CDS encoding Asp23/Gls24 family envelope stress response protein — MKGNINVSEGALAAILGLAAHEVPGVVGMSPAGIRESISRILGRAEANEGVVVKPDPTAPGKYQADLYVVVAFGARIPAVVDSIGERVSWAAKSLAGVEISLVRVHVVGVSRG; from the coding sequence TTGAAAGGCAACATCAACGTAAGCGAAGGGGCGCTGGCCGCCATTTTGGGGCTGGCGGCCCATGAAGTGCCGGGGGTGGTGGGGATGAGCCCGGCGGGCATCCGGGAGAGCATCAGCCGCATCCTGGGCCGGGCTGAGGCCAACGAGGGGGTGGTGGTCAAACCTGACCCCACCGCGCCAGGCAAGTACCAGGCCGACTTGTATGTGGTGGTGGCCTTCGGTGCGCGCATTCCCGCGGTGGTGGACTCCATCGGGGAGCGGGTGTCTTGGGCGGCCAAGAGCCTCGCCGGGGTGGAGATCTCCCTGGTGCGGGTGCACGTGGTGGGGGTGAGCCGTGGTTAG
- a CDS encoding DAK2 domain-containing protein codes for MPERLSPAELAQAFRYATDWFAVYLEEINALNVYPVPDGDTGTNMHLTLQSLRRELDMVDTTRMAEVARAISYGSLLGARGNSGVITSQILKGFSEAIKKAEALTPQTLVEALEEGTRTGYKAVMKPVEGTILTVARYASEGARNALEEGANSLEAVLSRALEQGRLGLAETPKLLPVLQQAGVVDAGGAGYLHILEGLHGFLLGLPLPEPPKVEKYAQTQFVQEDFGYCTEFLMEGVRVPIEEIRQAVSSFGDSLLVVGAEGYVKGHIHTNDPDALLSAVARYGKMVRTKVEDMSLQHTEILGMAGAAEEAPPPTGLVVVAAGWGLVKAFRSLGARVVAGGQTANPSVQDILDAIKSLPNPHVIVLPNNANVLMSAQQAAKLAEEEGKHIHVLPTKTMGQGLAAAVMYQPDMEPTELLGDMEKAMNRAVTLEVTRASRDATIENLEVKEGQPIGLKDDKLALVAATPEEALLGLVRLAKDASHEIMTLFHGPTVEKPGLEALAEQISRAFPDLSLEIHPGGPDLYDYLAVLE; via the coding sequence GTGCCTGAACGCCTCTCCCCCGCCGAACTGGCCCAAGCCTTCCGCTATGCCACGGATTGGTTTGCGGTGTACCTCGAGGAAATCAACGCCCTCAACGTCTATCCGGTTCCCGATGGGGACACCGGCACCAATATGCACCTCACCCTGCAGTCCCTACGGCGCGAGCTCGACATGGTAGACACCACGCGCATGGCCGAGGTGGCCCGGGCCATCAGCTACGGTTCGCTCTTAGGGGCGCGGGGCAACTCCGGGGTCATCACCTCGCAGATCCTCAAGGGTTTCTCGGAAGCGATAAAAAAAGCCGAGGCCCTCACCCCCCAAACGCTCGTCGAAGCCCTCGAGGAGGGCACCCGCACCGGATATAAGGCGGTGATGAAGCCGGTGGAAGGGACCATCCTCACCGTGGCCCGCTACGCCTCAGAAGGCGCCCGCAACGCCCTCGAGGAGGGAGCGAATAGCCTGGAAGCGGTACTCTCGAGGGCGTTGGAGCAAGGCCGCCTCGGCCTCGCCGAGACCCCCAAGCTGCTTCCGGTACTCCAGCAGGCCGGGGTGGTAGATGCGGGCGGAGCCGGGTATCTGCACATCTTGGAGGGACTGCATGGCTTCTTGCTGGGCCTTCCGCTGCCCGAACCACCCAAGGTGGAAAAGTACGCCCAGACCCAGTTCGTCCAGGAGGACTTCGGCTACTGCACCGAGTTTTTGATGGAAGGGGTACGGGTGCCTATTGAGGAGATTCGCCAAGCGGTCTCGAGCTTCGGCGATTCCCTTTTGGTGGTGGGCGCAGAAGGCTATGTCAAGGGCCACATCCACACCAACGATCCGGATGCCCTCTTGAGCGCGGTAGCCCGCTACGGCAAGATGGTGCGCACCAAGGTCGAGGATATGTCGCTACAGCACACCGAGATCCTGGGCATGGCCGGGGCCGCCGAGGAGGCTCCTCCGCCCACCGGTCTGGTGGTGGTGGCGGCGGGATGGGGATTGGTGAAGGCATTCCGCAGCCTGGGGGCGCGGGTGGTGGCCGGGGGGCAGACCGCCAACCCCAGCGTGCAGGACATCCTCGACGCGATCAAAAGCCTGCCCAACCCGCATGTGATCGTCCTGCCCAACAACGCCAACGTTCTGATGTCGGCTCAGCAAGCGGCCAAACTGGCGGAGGAGGAGGGGAAACACATCCACGTGTTGCCTACCAAGACCATGGGGCAAGGTTTGGCCGCGGCGGTGATGTACCAACCCGACATGGAGCCCACTGAGCTGTTGGGCGATATGGAAAAAGCCATGAACCGGGCGGTGACCCTCGAGGTCACCCGGGCTAGCCGCGACGCCACCATCGAGAACCTGGAGGTCAAGGAGGGGCAGCCCATCGGCCTCAAGGACGACAAGCTGGCCCTGGTGGCCGCCACCCCCGAGGAGGCCCTATTGGGGCTGGTTCGACTGGCCAAGGACGCCTCCCACGAGATCATGACCCTCTTCCACGGCCCAACCGTGGAGAAGCCGGGGCTCGAGGCGCTCGCGGAGCAGATATCCCGGGCCTTTCCTGACCTTAGCTTGGAAATCCACCCCGGCGGACCTGACCTTTATGACTATCTGGCGGTGCTCGAATAG
- a CDS encoding S8 family serine peptidase, translated as MWAGLLAGCSSALQSAEVPLAPAGGCLRAAAAPEVLRPAVQGVGRFDLPHVPGRVIVYQEGVRLQSAAWPELERLEVRPLQLAGAQGWQLYAVRPGAELEAAQALLRGGARYVQPEYLYRPTGLAVPPDSPDYVLNQRPIFAQLNLEEAWRQLTPGCARPVVAVADTGFYAERSDLRPNLTPSASWLDLVGDDLAAPQPVQGRVTPGDWAGRNHGTAVAGVIAAVTDRRWGLAGAAYNLAQVLPLKIFDAHGQAGTLQIAQAVEYALGVTTIGGQSFVNPYPAQVLNLSLALAAPQSRGFRDPYLEAVLEQATQKGLVVVAASGNEGADAIDYPASSPWVIAVGATDLTRSRAVWSQGAASNYGQELAFMAPGSEITVLSGRQEGEYANGFGTSFAAPFISSVVALYLYQQNALGKPQPAAQRLDAVRRCLRSAAQHGPNGWEPQTGYGLVDAAQVVNPGNAGCF; from the coding sequence TTGTGGGCGGGCCTGCTGGCGGGCTGTTCCTCGGCTTTGCAAAGCGCAGAGGTTCCGCTGGCGCCGGCGGGGGGGTGCCTCCGGGCGGCGGCAGCACCGGAAGTGCTGCGTCCGGCTGTGCAGGGGGTGGGGCGTTTTGATCTGCCCCACGTGCCGGGACGGGTTATCGTTTACCAGGAGGGCGTGCGCTTGCAAAGCGCCGCGTGGCCCGAGCTCGAGCGGCTGGAGGTTCGCCCCCTACAGCTGGCGGGGGCGCAGGGCTGGCAGCTTTACGCCGTGCGCCCCGGCGCCGAGCTCGAGGCTGCACAGGCGCTGTTGCGGGGTGGGGCCCGTTATGTCCAGCCCGAGTACCTCTACCGTCCCACCGGCCTTGCGGTTCCCCCGGATAGCCCCGACTATGTGCTCAACCAGCGCCCTATCTTCGCGCAGTTAAATCTAGAGGAAGCCTGGAGGCAGCTTACCCCCGGCTGTGCCAGGCCAGTGGTAGCGGTCGCCGACACCGGCTTTTACGCCGAACGCTCCGATCTGAGACCTAACCTCACCCCCTCTGCCAGCTGGCTGGACCTGGTGGGGGACGACCTGGCAGCGCCCCAGCCGGTTCAGGGGCGGGTTACGCCAGGCGACTGGGCCGGGCGCAACCACGGCACCGCCGTAGCCGGGGTTATCGCGGCGGTTACTGACCGCCGGTGGGGGCTAGCCGGAGCAGCCTACAACCTGGCGCAGGTACTCCCCCTCAAGATCTTTGACGCCCACGGGCAGGCCGGTACTTTGCAGATCGCCCAAGCGGTGGAGTACGCCTTGGGGGTAACCACCATCGGCGGGCAGAGTTTTGTCAATCCTTACCCGGCGCAGGTCCTAAACCTCTCTCTGGCCCTGGCCGCTCCCCAAAGCCGGGGTTTTCGTGACCCTTACCTGGAGGCGGTGCTCGAGCAGGCCACCCAGAAGGGATTGGTGGTAGTAGCGGCCAGCGGCAACGAAGGGGCCGACGCTATAGACTACCCCGCCTCTTCCCCCTGGGTGATCGCCGTGGGGGCTACCGACCTGACCCGTTCGCGGGCGGTTTGGAGCCAAGGCGCCGCTTCCAACTATGGTCAGGAGCTTGCATTCATGGCCCCTGGGAGCGAGATCACCGTCCTCAGCGGACGGCAGGAAGGAGAATATGCCAACGGCTTTGGCACCTCGTTCGCGGCCCCTTTTATCAGCAGCGTGGTGGCGCTTTACCTATACCAGCAGAACGCTTTGGGAAAGCCCCAGCCCGCCGCCCAACGCCTGGATGCGGTGCGCCGTTGCCTGCGCAGCGCCGCCCAGCACGGGCCCAACGGCTGGGAGCCGCAAACCGGCTATGGCTTGGTGGACGCGGCCCAGGTGGTGAACCCCGGCAATGCCGGGTGCTTCTAA
- a CDS encoding TRAP transporter substrate-binding protein, with translation MQRRDLIKKAGVGLAASLSYSALAQATPQVRWRMVSSYPKSLDTLYGGAEDLAKRVAELTEGRFQIRVYQAGEIVPGGQVLDAVQGGTVEAGHTYGPFYVGKNPALAFDGGVPFGMTYRQHNAWMYFGGGLELLRSLYADYGVIQFPGGNTGTQMGGWFRKEVRSLADLKGLRMRIPGLGGLVMGRLGVVPQTLAAGDIYPALERGAIDATEFSGPYDDEKLGFYKVARYYYYPSFWEPSAQLSFLVSQREWQRLPKEFQEAFQVAATEVNLTMMAKYDAQNPPALQRLLKGGVLLRKWPLEIMRKAQEEAKALYEDQAAKDATYREIYTSYRKFLELEYRWFSVAELGFEQFAFPGV, from the coding sequence ATGCAAAGGCGTGATCTCATCAAGAAGGCGGGCGTGGGTTTGGCGGCAAGCCTCTCATACTCGGCCCTCGCCCAAGCCACCCCCCAGGTACGCTGGCGGATGGTCTCCAGCTACCCCAAGAGCCTGGACACCCTCTACGGAGGCGCCGAGGATCTGGCCAAGCGGGTCGCCGAGCTCACCGAGGGCCGCTTCCAAATCCGCGTTTACCAGGCGGGAGAGATCGTCCCCGGAGGGCAGGTGCTGGACGCTGTCCAAGGCGGCACGGTGGAAGCGGGCCACACTTACGGACCCTTCTACGTGGGCAAGAACCCCGCCCTGGCCTTTGACGGAGGGGTCCCCTTTGGCATGACCTACCGGCAGCACAACGCCTGGATGTACTTCGGCGGTGGGCTGGAACTGCTGCGATCCCTCTACGCGGACTACGGGGTGATCCAGTTCCCCGGGGGCAATACCGGCACCCAGATGGGGGGCTGGTTTCGCAAAGAGGTCAGGTCCTTGGCGGACCTCAAGGGCTTGCGGATGCGCATCCCCGGCCTGGGTGGGCTGGTGATGGGGCGGCTAGGGGTGGTGCCGCAAACCCTGGCGGCGGGGGACATCTACCCCGCCCTGGAGCGCGGCGCCATTGACGCCACCGAGTTCTCCGGACCCTATGACGATGAGAAGCTGGGCTTTTACAAGGTGGCCCGCTACTATTACTACCCCTCCTTCTGGGAGCCCTCCGCCCAGCTCTCTTTCCTCGTCTCCCAGCGGGAGTGGCAACGGCTGCCCAAAGAGTTCCAAGAAGCCTTTCAGGTGGCTGCTACCGAGGTCAACCTCACCATGATGGCCAAGTACGACGCCCAGAACCCACCCGCCCTGCAACGGCTGCTCAAAGGAGGGGTGCTCTTGCGGAAGTGGCCCCTCGAGATCATGCGCAAAGCCCAGGAGGAGGCCAAAGCCCTCTACGAGGATCAGGCGGCGAAAGACGCCACCTACCGGGAGATCTACACCAGCTACCGTAAATTCCTCGAGCTCGAGTACCGCTGGTTCTCCGTGGCCGAGCTGGGTTTCGAGCAGTTCGCTTTCCCCGGAGTATAA
- a CDS encoding response regulator transcription factor: MNDPRCILVVDDDPSVRGFLRRGFSLEGYTVQLATSGEEGLNLAEAASPALVILDLMMPALDGYQTLSRLRVHNPDLPVLLLSGQDDPEARDRLLQAGADAYLTKPVGFAELLAEVRRLTEGPDATD; the protein is encoded by the coding sequence ATGAACGACCCCCGGTGCATCCTAGTAGTAGACGACGACCCCTCCGTGCGCGGCTTTCTGCGGCGGGGATTTTCGCTCGAGGGATATACAGTCCAGCTCGCCACCTCGGGAGAGGAAGGCCTTAACTTGGCGGAGGCCGCTTCACCGGCCCTGGTAATCCTGGACCTGATGATGCCCGCCCTCGACGGATACCAGACCCTTTCGCGGCTGCGGGTGCACAACCCCGACTTACCGGTGCTGCTGCTCTCGGGCCAGGACGACCCTGAAGCGCGCGACCGGCTGTTGCAAGCCGGAGCAGACGCCTACCTGACCAAGCCGGTGGGCTTTGCGGAGTTGCTGGCCGAGGTGCGGCGGCTGACGGAGGGCCCGGATGCGACCGATTGA